Proteins co-encoded in one Flavobacterium fluviale genomic window:
- a CDS encoding NAD(P)/FAD-dependent oxidoreductase encodes MKQSYPSIDSDTDTDILIIGGGITGALMAYKLINEGKKIVLIDRRDVCGGSTSGSTALLQYEIDVPLHQLIKMRGVKCAVESYQNGKKAIFDLRHIIDTVGSNCDFEFKKSIYFTTLKKDVPFLKNEYKVRKQHGFEISWLNRSDLQKMGLKAIAAIESKTAAVMDPFKLASDLLFHCHEKGMQIFDRTNVSSIQHQKGKIIAVTDSKHTITASHIIHCTGYESTETLTEKVVDLKSTYVIASESQPDLPESFKHAIFWDTASPYHYIRSTEDNRIIMGGGDEDFKDAAKRDKLLPKKEQYLLKHFFKRFPDLDFKLDYSWAGTFGETKDGLPYFGKPNPRKNEHYVLGFGGNGITFSVIGMNSILDSLRNKKNTDLEYYRFGR; translated from the coding sequence ATGAAACAGAGTTATCCTTCAATTGATTCTGATACCGATACCGATATTTTAATTATCGGCGGCGGTATTACAGGAGCGCTAATGGCATACAAACTAATTAATGAAGGAAAAAAAATTGTATTAATAGACCGCCGCGACGTCTGCGGAGGCAGTACATCCGGCAGTACAGCATTATTGCAATATGAAATAGATGTGCCGCTGCATCAGCTCATTAAAATGCGAGGTGTAAAATGTGCTGTCGAAAGCTACCAGAATGGTAAAAAAGCCATTTTTGATCTTCGCCACATTATTGATACCGTCGGCAGTAATTGTGATTTTGAATTTAAAAAAAGTATCTATTTTACAACTTTAAAAAAAGATGTTCCTTTTCTAAAAAATGAGTATAAAGTCCGTAAACAGCACGGTTTTGAAATCAGCTGGCTCAATAGATCAGATTTACAGAAAATGGGTTTAAAAGCCATTGCAGCTATTGAATCTAAAACTGCGGCGGTTATGGATCCTTTTAAATTAGCAAGCGATTTACTATTTCATTGTCATGAAAAAGGCATGCAGATTTTTGATCGAACAAATGTTAGTTCTATTCAGCATCAAAAAGGAAAAATTATCGCCGTAACCGATTCAAAACATACTATAACAGCTTCGCACATTATTCACTGCACAGGCTATGAAAGTACAGAAACCTTAACAGAAAAAGTTGTTGACTTAAAAAGTACATATGTAATTGCTTCTGAAAGTCAGCCTGATCTTCCAGAAAGCTTTAAACACGCTATATTCTGGGATACAGCTTCACCTTATCATTACATAAGAAGTACGGAAGATAATCGTATCATAATGGGCGGCGGAGACGAAGATTTTAAAGATGCTGCAAAACGAGATAAATTACTTCCAAAAAAAGAGCAATATCTATTAAAACATTTTTTTAAAAGATTCCCAGATTTAGATTTTAAACTTGATTATTCCTGGGCAGGAACTTTTGGCGAAACTAAAGACGGCCTTCCTTATTTCGGGAAGCCAAATCCAAGAAAAAATGAGCATTATGTTTTAGGTTTTGGAGGAAACGGAATAACCTTCAGCGTAATAGGTATGAATTCAATACTGGATTCTCTTCGCAATAAAAAAAATACAGATTTGGAATATTATCGATTTGGAAGGTGA
- a CDS encoding helix-turn-helix domain-containing protein has translation MKIVTINTEKTQNIFDELHTNFGGKVTFDLDEYTLEVENSFAEGSIIGASFNDNISYVQFDMTFSSDVRLDILNVKSSPIYFAYCSKGSLSHSFGLNGEERKLKTFQTAIVTSKQNQDNVLFFEKGKKTKLTLIIVGTQVDAKTQLHSLNQRVKDTFFENNLVQDFFYIGSYNLQIAEKIEQLNSITQTGIVRNLLKEGIMRIILAMEIQQHSDDLHAFANESNGLTLREMEEIKELSEFIKASPEEAFSIKSLSKKSGLSPNKLQEGFKMIHNRTVNDYITHMRVLKAEILIRTSDLNISEIVYCIGFTSRSYFSKIFKQKFNCSPKEYKFNLNSLAITA, from the coding sequence ATGAAAATTGTTACTATAAATACAGAAAAAACTCAAAATATATTTGATGAACTTCATACTAACTTTGGTGGAAAAGTGACTTTTGACTTAGACGAATATACTCTTGAAGTAGAAAACAGCTTTGCAGAAGGTTCAATTATCGGAGCTTCTTTTAATGATAATATTTCGTATGTTCAGTTTGATATGACGTTTTCAAGCGATGTCAGATTAGATATTCTAAACGTAAAATCGTCACCTATTTATTTTGCTTATTGTTCTAAAGGAAGTTTATCGCATAGTTTTGGATTGAATGGGGAAGAGCGAAAACTTAAAACTTTTCAAACTGCCATTGTAACTTCAAAACAAAATCAGGATAATGTTTTATTTTTTGAAAAAGGAAAAAAAACTAAACTGACTTTAATTATTGTGGGAACTCAAGTTGATGCTAAAACTCAATTACATTCTTTAAACCAAAGAGTTAAAGATACTTTTTTTGAAAATAACCTAGTTCAGGATTTCTTTTATATAGGTTCTTATAATTTACAAATCGCCGAAAAAATCGAGCAGCTTAATTCTATTACACAAACTGGAATTGTTCGTAATTTATTGAAAGAGGGCATTATGAGAATTATTCTTGCAATGGAAATTCAGCAGCATTCTGACGATTTACATGCTTTTGCAAATGAATCAAATGGATTGACTTTAAGAGAAATGGAAGAAATTAAAGAACTTTCAGAATTTATTAAAGCAAGCCCAGAAGAAGCATTTTCTATCAAATCTTTGAGTAAAAAATCAGGTTTATCACCAAACAAACTTCAAGAAGGTTTTAAAATGATTCACAATCGCACTGTCAACGACTATATCACACACATGCGCGTATTAAAAGCAGAAATTTTGATAAGAACATCAGATCTAAATATTTCAGAGATAGTGTATTGCATTGGTTTTACCAGCAGAAGTTATTTCTCAAAAATCTTCAAGCAAAAATTCAACTGCAGTCCAAAAGAATATAAATTTAATTTGAATTCTTTGGCAATTACAGCTTAA
- a CDS encoding RagB/SusD family nutrient uptake outer membrane protein, translating into MKIKITAAILLSMLFTVSCTDLDEQLYDQVEDGNFGNTTKEIDALVGGAYSSLRGFSDAISNNFPTCEYVFFLNEVVSDEATIPTRGTNWYDGGQYQDAQKHTWKADNRMILSAWRYNYTGIAKINAIIYQINKSSLTEKAKEPIFAELKALRAYYYYNLLDLFGNVPIVTNFEDTDLPTNSTRKEVYDFVEKELTDAIPILNGNVVYSKLTKNVAYSILARLYLNSEAFIGVARWQDCLDACQKVTGYSLTPDFFANFATENQTSSEIIFAIPYDSKAGTVGNYMNSMSAHYNQKLAISPIGNYPWSANGMCAQPGVYSAFEDTDKRKKCMLAGDQINLATGSVIMMDNGEPLTYTENLTSLTDAKENEGVRLAKYEMKAGEQWERDHDFVLIRYSEILMMQAECYVRLGSPDLARPFLQQVTARAGEEMPAVIDLSFIDQELLKEFTFEGRRRTDNIRFGTFFLPWWEKGATEKYRAIFPIPSTVLTTNKNLKQNPGYPLN; encoded by the coding sequence ATGAAAATCAAAATAACAGCAGCGATACTTTTAAGCATGCTTTTTACGGTATCATGTACTGATTTGGACGAACAGTTATATGATCAGGTAGAAGATGGAAATTTTGGAAATACAACTAAAGAAATTGATGCGCTGGTTGGTGGAGCTTATTCTTCTTTAAGAGGATTCTCTGATGCAATATCAAATAATTTTCCAACTTGCGAATATGTTTTCTTTTTGAATGAAGTAGTTTCAGACGAAGCCACAATTCCAACAAGAGGAACAAACTGGTACGACGGCGGACAATATCAAGATGCGCAAAAACATACTTGGAAAGCTGATAATAGAATGATTCTTTCGGCTTGGCGTTACAATTACACTGGAATTGCTAAGATCAACGCAATCATTTATCAAATCAATAAATCATCTTTGACTGAAAAAGCAAAAGAACCCATTTTTGCAGAATTAAAAGCGCTTAGAGCTTATTATTACTACAATCTTTTGGATTTATTTGGAAATGTTCCAATTGTAACCAATTTTGAGGACACAGATCTTCCAACAAATTCAACTAGAAAAGAAGTTTACGATTTTGTTGAAAAAGAATTGACAGATGCAATTCCGATTTTAAATGGAAATGTGGTGTACTCTAAATTGACTAAAAATGTGGCGTATTCTATTTTAGCAAGATTGTATCTAAATTCAGAAGCATTTATTGGTGTGGCACGCTGGCAGGATTGCTTAGATGCATGTCAGAAAGTAACAGGTTACAGTTTAACACCAGATTTCTTTGCCAATTTCGCTACAGAAAATCAAACTTCAAGCGAAATTATTTTTGCAATTCCTTACGATTCAAAAGCGGGAACTGTTGGAAATTACATGAATTCAATGTCTGCACATTACAATCAAAAATTAGCGATTTCGCCAATAGGAAATTATCCTTGGAGCGCTAATGGAATGTGCGCTCAGCCAGGAGTATATTCAGCTTTTGAAGATACAGACAAAAGAAAAAAATGTATGCTGGCAGGAGATCAAATTAATCTTGCCACTGGTTCTGTAATTATGATGGACAATGGAGAACCGTTGACTTATACAGAAAACTTGACAAGTTTAACCGACGCCAAAGAAAACGAAGGAGTTCGTTTAGCGAAATACGAAATGAAAGCGGGAGAACAATGGGAGCGCGATCATGATTTTGTATTAATCCGTTATTCTGAAATCTTGATGATGCAGGCAGAATGTTACGTGCGTTTGGGCTCGCCAGATTTAGCAAGACCATTTTTGCAGCAGGTAACTGCAAGAGCTGGAGAAGAAATGCCGGCAGTAATAGACCTTTCTTTTATAGATCAAGAGCTTCTTAAAGAATTTACTTTTGAAGGACGAAGAAGAACAGATAATATTCGTTTTGGAACATTTTTCCTTCCTTGGTGGGAAAAAGGAGCTACAGAAAAATACAGAGCAATTTTTCCAATTCCGAGTACTGTTTTAACTACCAATAAAAACCTAAAACAAAATCCTGGGTATCCTTTGAATTAG
- a CDS encoding glycoside hydrolase family 71/99-like protein translates to MKRYITSLVFGLMNIVMVAGCSSDDKSPEKPIESEVVKPVAIEKTNSTKIYMHYMPWFETNESTSDKKWGYHWTMANKNPNNVGANGRREIASYYYPLIGPYHSGDKNVIENHLLLMKYSGIDGILIDWYGTYDVNDYRMVKENTEQLIDMLEKVGLEYAIVYEDRFLTNVVNAGKAISVTSAAKTDLAYVQNNYFTDANYIKINGKPLLMNFGPIVLQTPAEWTNVFNTLTTKPTFLTLWDHSVKAGENASGEYAWVYKDNSFLTNFYTNTKPKLGVAMGSAYPGFKDFYAEGGGGAAIGWTIEHNNGATLDATLAIAQNAVVDYLQLITWNDFGEGTMFEPTVEFGYSFIEKIKTFSGVKNTENVFPEISRLYDLRVQKKGNVEAQKKLDQAFNYFVSMQSAKAKQIMSEIK, encoded by the coding sequence ATGAAAAGATATATCACATCGCTGGTTTTTGGTTTAATGAACATTGTGATGGTTGCTGGCTGCAGCAGCGATGACAAAAGTCCAGAGAAACCAATAGAATCAGAAGTAGTAAAACCTGTTGCGATAGAGAAAACCAACAGCACCAAAATTTATATGCATTACATGCCCTGGTTTGAGACCAACGAAAGCACCTCCGATAAAAAATGGGGATATCATTGGACAATGGCCAACAAAAATCCGAACAACGTAGGGGCAAACGGACGAAGAGAAATCGCATCGTATTATTATCCGCTGATCGGGCCTTATCACTCAGGCGATAAAAATGTGATTGAAAATCATTTATTACTGATGAAATATTCAGGAATTGATGGAATCCTGATCGATTGGTACGGCACCTACGATGTAAATGATTATAGAATGGTCAAAGAGAATACAGAACAATTAATTGACATGCTCGAAAAAGTAGGTTTAGAATATGCTATTGTCTATGAAGATCGATTTTTAACCAACGTTGTCAATGCCGGCAAAGCAATCTCGGTAACCAGCGCTGCAAAAACAGATTTAGCTTATGTGCAAAATAATTATTTTACTGATGCTAATTATATCAAAATTAATGGCAAACCTCTGTTGATGAATTTTGGACCAATTGTCCTGCAGACTCCTGCTGAATGGACTAATGTATTTAATACTTTAACCACAAAACCAACTTTTTTGACACTTTGGGATCATTCTGTAAAAGCGGGTGAAAATGCCTCTGGCGAGTATGCATGGGTATACAAGGACAACAGTTTTCTAACTAATTTCTACACGAATACCAAACCAAAATTGGGCGTTGCTATGGGAAGTGCTTATCCAGGCTTTAAAGATTTTTATGCAGAAGGCGGGGGCGGTGCAGCAATTGGCTGGACAATAGAGCACAATAACGGAGCGACGCTGGACGCAACGTTGGCTATAGCTCAGAATGCTGTTGTTGATTATTTGCAGCTGATTACTTGGAATGATTTCGGAGAAGGAACAATGTTTGAACCTACAGTTGAATTTGGTTATTCTTTTATTGAAAAGATCAAAACTTTTTCGGGAGTAAAAAATACAGAAAATGTTTTTCCAGAAATCAGCAGATTGTATGATTTACGCGTGCAGAAAAAAGGAAATGTTGAAGCCCAGAAAAAACTCGACCAAGCGTTTAATTATTTTGTTTCCATGCAGTCAGCAAAAGCAAAACAAATAATGAGCGAAATTAAATAG
- a CDS encoding glycoside hydrolase family 97 protein, producing MKNKKYRYCLMALASMLIFACSTKKTYKISSPEKISELTFELTAAGQPQYSFSSHGKSVIEPSLLGFEFQGLPKMTEGFEVVSTEEKSADETWEQPWGEFKKVRDHHNELIVHLKEAKGEERLVDIIFRVFDDGVGFRYEFPKQPHLGKVKISNEITQFTFKDNNEVWWIPVHRENSYYESEYRKTLMSKTDTINTPATFETKDKMYVAIHEANLTDFASMTLLKTTDKQYKSDLVPWADGVKVYAETPFKTPWRTIVVGKNPGEVATSTIMLNLNEPSKIEDLSWITPSKYIGIWWGMHLEKFTWGKGPKHGATTKNTKEYIDFAAKNGFDGVLVEGWNEGWDGDWTADGSAFSFVKAYPDFNLEEITKYAAMKNVRLIGHHETAGATKNYENQLEEAFKLYQKMGVNSVKTGYVNKFLDKKEWHDSQYGARHYRKVIETAAKYHIMIDNHEPMKGTGLQRTYPNFMSQEGGRGQEYNAWSVDGGNTPEHLTTLPFTRMLSGPFDYTPGNFNFDYKTPSGAKVQTTLANQLALYVIIFSPLQMASDLPENYEGKPEFQFVKDVPCTWSDTKVLDSKIGEYTTIARKDWEEKNWYLGSITNRNARDLKVGLSFLDKDKEYEAEIYADGTGANYKTNPYPVSISKQKVNSKTVLNIKLAAGGGTAVKFTPIEK from the coding sequence ATGAAAAACAAAAAATATAGATACTGTTTAATGGCGCTCGCATCAATGCTGATTTTTGCCTGCAGTACTAAAAAAACGTATAAAATCAGTTCTCCTGAAAAAATCTCCGAATTAACTTTTGAATTAACAGCTGCGGGACAGCCGCAATACAGTTTTTCTTCTCACGGAAAATCGGTTATTGAACCTTCTCTTCTTGGTTTCGAATTTCAAGGTCTTCCTAAAATGACGGAAGGTTTTGAAGTCGTTTCAACAGAAGAAAAATCGGCTGACGAAACTTGGGAACAGCCTTGGGGAGAATTCAAAAAAGTAAGAGATCATCATAACGAATTAATTGTACACTTAAAAGAAGCAAAAGGCGAGGAGCGTTTGGTGGATATTATTTTTAGGGTTTTTGATGATGGAGTAGGATTTCGCTATGAGTTTCCAAAACAGCCTCATTTAGGAAAAGTCAAAATTTCTAATGAAATAACACAGTTTACTTTTAAAGACAATAATGAGGTGTGGTGGATTCCAGTTCATCGAGAAAATAGTTATTACGAAAGCGAGTACCGCAAAACGTTGATGAGTAAAACAGATACCATTAATACGCCGGCAACTTTTGAAACCAAAGATAAAATGTATGTAGCCATTCACGAAGCCAATCTTACGGATTTTGCTTCAATGACGCTTCTAAAAACTACAGACAAACAATACAAAAGTGATTTGGTGCCGTGGGCAGATGGTGTAAAAGTATATGCAGAAACGCCTTTTAAAACACCGTGGAGAACCATTGTTGTAGGTAAGAATCCGGGAGAAGTAGCCACTTCGACCATTATGCTGAATTTAAATGAACCATCTAAAATTGAAGATTTATCTTGGATCACACCTTCAAAATATATTGGAATCTGGTGGGGAATGCACTTAGAAAAATTTACTTGGGGAAAGGGACCAAAACATGGAGCAACAACAAAAAACACAAAAGAGTACATTGATTTTGCTGCAAAAAATGGTTTCGATGGCGTTTTGGTTGAAGGCTGGAATGAAGGCTGGGACGGCGATTGGACAGCCGATGGTTCTGCATTTAGTTTTGTAAAAGCCTATCCAGATTTTAATTTGGAAGAAATTACAAAATATGCCGCAATGAAAAATGTTCGTTTAATAGGACATCACGAAACTGCAGGAGCAACCAAAAACTATGAAAATCAACTGGAAGAAGCATTCAAATTGTATCAAAAAATGGGCGTGAATTCGGTTAAAACGGGTTACGTAAACAAATTCTTGGATAAAAAAGAATGGCACGACAGCCAGTACGGAGCACGTCATTACAGAAAAGTAATTGAGACTGCGGCCAAATATCATATCATGATCGATAACCACGAACCAATGAAAGGAACAGGATTACAGCGTACTTATCCCAATTTTATGTCGCAGGAAGGCGGACGTGGACAAGAGTATAATGCATGGTCTGTAGATGGAGGAAATACGCCAGAGCATTTAACCACGCTTCCTTTTACCAGAATGCTTTCTGGACCTTTTGATTACACGCCGGGGAATTTCAATTTTGATTATAAAACGCCTTCTGGGGCAAAAGTTCAGACTACTTTAGCCAACCAATTGGCATTGTATGTCATTATTTTCAGTCCGTTGCAAATGGCTTCAGATCTTCCTGAAAATTATGAAGGCAAACCAGAATTTCAATTTGTAAAAGACGTTCCTTGCACTTGGTCTGATACTAAAGTTTTAGATTCTAAAATTGGTGAATACACGACAATTGCCCGTAAAGACTGGGAGGAGAAAAACTGGTACTTAGGTTCAATCACGAATAGAAATGCACGTGATTTAAAAGTCGGACTTTCATTTTTGGATAAAGACAAAGAATACGAAGCCGAAATTTACGCAGACGGAACTGGGGCAAATTACAAAACCAATCCGTATCCAGTTTCAATCTCTAAACAAAAAGTCAACAGCAAAACTGTTTTAAATATCAAATTAGCAGCTGGAGGAGGAACAGCAGTAAAATTTACTCCAATAGAGAAATAA
- a CDS encoding bifunctional helix-turn-helix transcriptional regulator/GNAT family N-acetyltransferase produces the protein MEFFNKVGKVALGSRLRLMTASFTDDASKIYELYGIDFNPKWFPVFYTIAEVREMTITEIANEIGHSQPSVSKIIQEMIGVGILEEGAKTDDKRKNNVVLTEKGILISNKIKNQLLDIDVAVEGLISEAKHNLWAAIEEWEFLLQQKSLFKRVSDQKKIRESKDVEIVEYKPEYKEAFKSLNVEWISTYFEMEEADYKALDNPESYILDKGGKILVALYQNEPVGVCALIKMQNSEYDFEMAKMAVSPKAQGKNIGWLLGKAIVNKAKDLGAKKIYLESNTILKPAINLYYKLGFEKVFGISTPYKRCNIQMELIL, from the coding sequence ATGGAATTTTTTAATAAAGTTGGTAAAGTGGCGTTGGGAAGCCGTTTACGCTTAATGACGGCAAGTTTTACAGATGATGCTTCTAAAATTTATGAATTATACGGAATAGATTTTAATCCGAAATGGTTTCCTGTATTTTACACCATTGCAGAAGTTCGAGAAATGACGATTACAGAAATTGCAAATGAAATTGGACATTCTCAGCCATCTGTAAGCAAAATTATTCAGGAAATGATTGGAGTTGGAATCCTTGAAGAAGGAGCCAAAACTGATGATAAACGCAAGAATAATGTTGTTTTGACAGAGAAAGGAATTTTGATTTCCAATAAAATTAAAAATCAATTATTAGATATTGATGTGGCTGTTGAAGGTTTAATTTCTGAGGCAAAACACAATCTTTGGGCAGCAATTGAAGAATGGGAATTTTTATTACAGCAAAAGTCTTTATTTAAAAGAGTAAGCGACCAGAAGAAAATTCGCGAAAGTAAAGATGTTGAAATCGTGGAATATAAACCCGAATATAAAGAAGCATTCAAGTCCTTGAATGTTGAGTGGATTTCGACGTATTTCGAAATGGAAGAAGCTGATTATAAAGCATTGGATAATCCCGAAAGTTATATTTTGGATAAAGGCGGAAAAATTTTAGTTGCTTTGTATCAAAATGAACCAGTTGGTGTATGCGCGCTTATAAAAATGCAAAATAGTGAATATGATTTTGAAATGGCTAAAATGGCAGTTTCACCAAAAGCGCAAGGCAAAAATATTGGATGGCTTTTAGGAAAAGCAATTGTAAATAAAGCTAAAGATCTTGGGGCGAAAAAGATATACTTAGAAAGCAACACTATCTTAAAACCTGCAATAAATTTGTATTACAAATTAGGTTTTGAAAAAGTTTTCGGAATTTCGACACCTTATAAAAGATGCAATATTCAGATGGAGTTAATTCTTTAA
- a CDS encoding DNA-deoxyinosine glycosylase: MKSFSFPPISSQDSKILILGTMPGTKSLELNQYYGHKQNNFWKFLFTIMGEEFSMDYQTRKNLLIKNKIALWDVLQFCDRIGSLDSAIKNEIANDFESFLNTHPQIEYIFFNGQKAAAFFKKYVHLEKEYKSFTLPSTSPANASKTFQDKLKEWDIIKTLL; encoded by the coding sequence ATGAAAAGTTTTTCCTTTCCTCCTATTAGTTCTCAAGATTCTAAAATCCTGATTTTAGGCACAATGCCTGGAACAAAATCTTTAGAACTCAATCAGTATTATGGTCATAAACAGAATAACTTTTGGAAATTTTTGTTCACTATAATGGGAGAAGAATTTTCAATGGATTACCAAACACGCAAAAACTTATTGATAAAAAACAAGATTGCGCTTTGGGATGTCTTACAATTTTGCGACCGTATTGGAAGTCTCGACAGCGCGATAAAAAATGAAATTGCAAACGATTTTGAAAGTTTTCTGAACACACATCCGCAAATAGAATACATTTTTTTTAATGGCCAAAAGGCTGCAGCATTTTTTAAAAAATATGTTCACTTAGAAAAAGAGTATAAAAGTTTCACGCTTCCATCAACCAGTCCCGCCAACGCCAGCAAGACTTTCCAAGATAAATTAAAGGAGTGGGACATTATTAAAACCTTATTATAG
- a CDS encoding DUF6526 family protein — protein sequence MKIQTYYNHIRFYTPHHFIYYPILILFLIASIYLAATTEDYLIWGFISVILIFLFALAFMLRQHYALTLQNRIVRLEMRYRYFSLTGKRFEEFEYKLTDDQIFALRFAPDNELIPLVDDVLKNNLSGDAIKKAIVHWKADYHRV from the coding sequence ATGAAAATTCAGACCTATTACAATCATATACGATTTTATACACCGCACCACTTTATATATTATCCTATTCTAATTCTGTTTTTAATCGCAAGCATTTATTTGGCTGCAACCACAGAAGATTATCTTATCTGGGGATTCATAAGCGTGATTTTAATCTTTTTGTTCGCTTTAGCATTTATGCTGCGCCAGCACTATGCACTTACGTTACAAAACAGAATCGTGCGTTTAGAGATGCGTTACCGCTATTTCTCATTAACTGGCAAAAGATTTGAAGAATTTGAATACAAACTTACAGACGATCAAATATTTGCATTACGTTTTGCACCAGACAACGAATTGATTCCGCTTGTAGATGATGTTTTAAAAAATAACTTAAGCGGAGACGCTATCAAAAAAGCGATTGTCCACTGGAAAGCCGATTATCATAGGGTTTAG